One segment of Ignavibacteria bacterium DNA contains the following:
- the rpmC gene encoding 50S ribosomal protein L29 gives MKSRKAVDLRSLSTQELQGFLKESEDNVTRLRFQLTLGQLQDSSSIKTLRKDIARMKTLLHERTSNAN, from the coding sequence ATGAAATCACGTAAAGCAGTAGACCTCCGTTCCCTTTCGACACAGGAACTCCAAGGGTTCCTTAAGGAGAGCGAAGACAATGTCACGCGCCTGCGTTTCCAGCTCACATTGGGTCAATTGCAAGACTCTTCGAGCATCAAAACGCTTCGCAAAGACATTGCGCGGATGAAGACACTTCTTCACGAGCGCACCAGCAACGCCAACTGA